The Acidimicrobiales bacterium sequence CAGTCGTACCGGATCATGATCGGGGACCTCGGCTCCGACGTCCAGGCCGCCACCAGCCTGGCGTCGACCCAGGCGGTGTTCAGCCAGCAGGCCAGCGCGGCCGACCAGGCCGTGTCCGGCGTCAACACCGACGAGGAGATGGTGAACATGCTCCGCTACCAGCACGGCTACGAGGCCGCCGCCAAGGTCATCACCACCCTGAGCTCGACGATCGAGTCCCTGCTGGCGGCGGTATGACCATGATCGGCGGGGCCTCCCGCATCACCCCCGGCATCGTCGACGACCAGATGACGGCCACCATGGACGCCGATCAGCTGTCGATTGCCCAGCTCCAGGAGAAGATCTCGTCGGGTCAGGCCATCAGCCGGCCCTCCGACGATCCGGTCGGGGTGGTCCAGTCGCTGACCACCCAGGCGGCCCTGGCCCGGGGCCAGCAGTACCAGTCCAACGCCCAGGACGGCCTGGGCTGGCTGGGGACGGCCAACACCGCCCTGTCCAGCGCGGTCACCCAGCTGTACGGCATCCGCAACATCGTGCTCGGGGCCGGGAGCAACAGCAGCCAGCCCTCGACCTATGCCGATCTGGCTCAACAGGTCAGCGGCATCCGCCAGGAGCTGCTGGCGCTGGCCAACACGACGTATCTGAACCGGCCCGTCTTCGCGGGCACCTCCTCCACGGCCCAGGCCTACGACGCCGCCGGCAACTACCTCGGGTCCGGCGCCGCCCCCACGAGGACGGTGGCGCCCGGCACGTCGCTCCCGGTGAGTACCACCAACCCCTTCGGCTCCGGCGCCGGGTCCGTCTTCGCCGCGGTGGACCAGGTCATCAACGACCTGCAGACCGGCACCCCGGCCTCGATCGGGAACCTGACCGGCACGGACCTGGGCAACCTGGACAACGCCCTCAACTCGCTGTCCAGCTCCGCCGGGCAGGTGGGGGAGAGCTACCAGCAGATGCAGTACCTGTCCGATCAGGCCGTGGCCGCCCAACAGACGCTGTCGACCCGGCTGGCCGACATCCAGGACGTCGACCTGGCCAAGGCCGTCACCGACCTGCAGATGCAGCAGAACTCCTATCAGGCGGCCCTATGGGCAACCTCCCGGGTGGTCCAGCCCACTCTGGCCCAGTTCCTCTCCTGACGATCGGTTGACTCCTATGCTGAGCTACTGCCCTCCTGCCCGCCTTGAGCCCGTGACCGACCTGATCCCGGACGCCGGGACCCTGCCCGGCCCCCTGGAGTTCCCCGACGGCCTGCCCGGGTTCCCCCATGCCCGCCAGTTCCGGTTCGAGCCGCTGGAGGAGAACCTGCCCCCGTTCTTCTCCATGCGCAGCCTCGACATCTCCGGCCTGCGCTTTGTCGTCGTGCCGCCCGGAGCGGTCTTCGAGAACTACGTGGTCGAGGTGCCCGAGGACGACGTCGAGCGACTCGGACTGCACCATGCCGAGGACGCCCTGGTGGTCGTGATCGTGACCGTGGCGCAGCCGCCGACCGCCAACCTCCTCGGACCGGTGGTCGTCAACCGCCACACCGGGCTGTCCCGGCAGGTCGTGCTGACCGGCTCCGGGTACGACGTGCGTACCGCGCTGCCGGTAGGCGGGTAGCGCCGCTCAGCTGACGGTGCCCGGGCCCGGCCCGGGCCCGTCACCACCGGGCCGGCGGGTGCCGCCCAGGGCGCTGAGGTCGGACCCCGAGGGTGAAGCTGCAGCCCGGTTGGCCTCCTGGAGGGCCAGGAAGACCTCCTCGCGGTGCACAGCGATCTCCCGGGGGGCGCGCACCCCGATCCGCACCGTCTCCCCACTCACCTCCAGCACGGTGATGACCATGTCGGTGCCGATCATGATGCTCTCGCCGGGTCGGCGGCTGAGTACGAGCACGGTCCCTCCTTGGTCGGCGACGCTCCCGTCCCTGGGCCGCCCCCGAATCTACCGCCGGCCGGGGGTGCAGCCGCGCCTATGCGGCGGGATCAGGCGCAGAGGAGCTCGTCATCCGCCAGGAAGGGGCACAGCAGGGCCACCTCGGCCCGCGTGGCCTCCTGCTCGGCGGCGGGTACGTGGGCCAGGGCCTCGGCGAGCGCCGTGCGGGCCCGC is a genomic window containing:
- the csrA gene encoding carbon storage regulator CsrA; amino-acid sequence: MLVLSRRPGESIMIGTDMVITVLEVSGETVRIGVRAPREIAVHREEVFLALQEANRAAASPSGSDLSALGGTRRPGGDGPGPGPGTVS
- a CDS encoding flagellar assembly protein FliW, producing the protein MTDLIPDAGTLPGPLEFPDGLPGFPHARQFRFEPLEENLPPFFSMRSLDISGLRFVVVPPGAVFENYVVEVPEDDVERLGLHHAEDALVVVIVTVAQPPTANLLGPVVVNRHTGLSRQVVLTGSGYDVRTALPVGG
- a CDS encoding flagellin, yielding MIGGASRITPGIVDDQMTATMDADQLSIAQLQEKISSGQAISRPSDDPVGVVQSLTTQAALARGQQYQSNAQDGLGWLGTANTALSSAVTQLYGIRNIVLGAGSNSSQPSTYADLAQQVSGIRQELLALANTTYLNRPVFAGTSSTAQAYDAAGNYLGSGAAPTRTVAPGTSLPVSTTNPFGSGAGSVFAAVDQVINDLQTGTPASIGNLTGTDLGNLDNALNSLSSSAGQVGESYQQMQYLSDQAVAAQQTLSTRLADIQDVDLAKAVTDLQMQQNSYQAALWATSRVVQPTLAQFLS